The following are from one region of the Vibrio rarus genome:
- a CDS encoding Flp family type IVb pilin produces MFKAFLTRFIKDERGVTAIEYGVIGVALAVGLGFAMSGTGGDGEGFVGALQAAFENIASEMGIEAPGAVEKPEV; encoded by the coding sequence ATGTTTAAAGCTTTTCTGACTCGTTTTATTAAAGATGAACGCGGTGTGACTGCGATTGAGTATGGTGTTATTGGCGTGGCATTGGCTGTTGGTTTAGGATTTGCGATGTCGGGTACTGGGGGGGATGGTGAGGGCTTTGTTGGAGCACTACAAGCAGCATTTGAAAATATTGCTAGTGAAATGGGTATAGAAGCCCCGGGAGCTGTTGAAAAACCTGAAGTATAA